The Streptomyces cynarae genome contains a region encoding:
- a CDS encoding maleylacetate reductase, producing the protein MTFTTDFTYETRPVRVVFRPGAAVTATPDEAARLGLRRLLVISGSRGEPTARMVADALGDACAGLHAEARMHVPADVVDRGVEAARAAGADGCVAVGGGSAIGLGKAIALRTGLPLIAVPSTYSGSEMTPVWGLTEHGAKRTGRDPQVQPRSVVYDPELTLSLPVPLTVTSGINALAHAVEALYAPDTSPLVQLMAEDGTRAMAEALPLLVADPGDLEARSRALYGAWLCGACLGSTTMGLHHKLCHVLGGTFGLPHAETHTVVLPYVLAHNAPAAPEAVTALRRALGAEDVAHALWELGGRLGAPRSLAELGLAEPDVTAAAAQVTAQPYANPRPMTADGVRGVLRAAYEGREPETATA; encoded by the coding sequence ATGACCTTCACCACCGACTTCACCTACGAGACGCGGCCCGTGCGGGTCGTCTTCCGGCCCGGCGCCGCCGTCACCGCGACCCCGGACGAGGCCGCGCGCCTCGGCCTGCGGCGGCTGCTCGTGATCTCCGGCAGCCGCGGCGAGCCCACCGCACGGATGGTCGCCGACGCCCTCGGCGACGCCTGCGCGGGACTGCACGCCGAGGCCCGTATGCACGTACCGGCCGACGTCGTCGACCGGGGCGTCGAGGCGGCGCGGGCAGCCGGCGCCGACGGGTGCGTCGCGGTCGGCGGCGGCTCCGCGATCGGGCTGGGCAAGGCGATCGCGCTGCGCACCGGGCTGCCGCTGATCGCCGTGCCGTCGACCTACTCCGGTTCCGAGATGACCCCCGTGTGGGGGCTGACCGAACACGGGGCCAAACGCACCGGCCGCGACCCGCAGGTCCAGCCCCGCAGTGTCGTCTACGACCCCGAACTGACCCTCTCCCTGCCCGTACCGCTCACCGTGACCAGCGGCATCAACGCGCTCGCCCACGCCGTCGAGGCGCTGTACGCCCCCGACACCTCCCCGCTGGTCCAACTGATGGCGGAGGACGGCACCCGTGCGATGGCCGAGGCGCTGCCGCTGCTCGTCGCGGACCCGGGCGACCTCGAGGCGCGCAGCCGCGCACTGTACGGGGCGTGGTTGTGCGGGGCCTGCCTCGGCTCGACCACGATGGGGCTGCACCACAAGCTGTGCCATGTGCTGGGCGGCACCTTCGGGCTGCCGCACGCGGAGACGCACACGGTGGTGCTGCCGTACGTCCTCGCCCACAACGCGCCCGCGGCCCCCGAGGCGGTGACCGCGCTGCGGCGGGCGCTCGGCGCCGAGGACGTGGCGCACGCCCTGTGGGAGCTGGGCGGGCGCCTCGGCGCGCCGCGCTCCCTCGCCGAACTCGGCCTGGCGGAGCCCGACGTGACGGCGGCCGCCGCCCAGGTGACGGCCCAGCCGTACGCCAACCCGCGCCCGATGACGGCGGACGGGGTGCGGGGCGTGCTGAGGGCGGCGTACGAGGGGCGAGAACCGGAGACCGCTACCGCATAG
- a CDS encoding putative hexosyltransferase, producing the protein MTTDNDELTPRSAGRMRTTPSPGLTVVGQFRPRAAVWTAVAGIALFALVGASAPNHNTLRAPITWLRLPAMPGAVSATVTYAAIVLSCLGTLGLLRAHGRGWRPHPRLLFRAGALAVLVVANLTPVGSSDMASYAAYGRIAALGADPYVTTPAQLGGAYAHLVSEGWRYTPSVYGPVATWWQAAGAYVGGDRPWLTIWALMLANAAAFLGTGYLLIRTADDPVRAGLLWIANPLLIGVLVAGGHLDTIIACLTVCAIHFVRRAARWHHDLIVGGLVGLACGVKISAALLGVGLAWPLLRAGSWRRAVRLTFAATLTLAVLYSAYGVHALAPLSAASQLVSTPSLWAVFEKFGAWFLGPRGAATATGVLWPVVMLVLAWALHRRVPVDAPAVVAVPFALTFAWVLTAPWTMPWYTAVAWASAALFRQGRLTRYLVVTTAFLTLSHNSGGHGWTL; encoded by the coding sequence GTGACGACCGACAACGACGAGTTGACTCCGCGCTCCGCGGGCCGGATGCGGACAACTCCCTCGCCGGGACTGACGGTCGTCGGGCAGTTCCGGCCGCGCGCGGCCGTATGGACGGCCGTGGCGGGCATCGCACTGTTCGCGCTGGTCGGTGCGAGCGCGCCGAACCACAACACACTCAGGGCGCCGATCACCTGGCTCCGGTTGCCCGCCATGCCCGGCGCCGTGTCCGCGACGGTCACTTACGCGGCCATCGTGCTGTCGTGTCTCGGGACGCTCGGCCTGCTCCGCGCGCACGGGCGGGGCTGGAGGCCGCACCCACGGCTCCTGTTCAGAGCGGGCGCACTCGCCGTGCTCGTCGTCGCCAACCTCACCCCGGTCGGCTCCTCCGACATGGCCAGTTACGCGGCGTACGGCCGTATCGCCGCGCTCGGCGCCGATCCGTACGTGACGACCCCGGCCCAATTGGGAGGCGCCTACGCCCATCTGGTGAGCGAGGGATGGCGGTACACCCCGTCCGTGTACGGACCGGTGGCAACGTGGTGGCAGGCCGCCGGCGCGTACGTCGGCGGTGATCGGCCGTGGCTGACCATATGGGCGCTTATGCTCGCCAACGCGGCCGCGTTCCTGGGCACCGGCTACCTGCTGATCCGCACGGCCGACGATCCGGTCCGGGCCGGACTGCTGTGGATCGCCAACCCGCTCCTGATCGGCGTGCTGGTGGCGGGCGGGCACCTGGACACCATCATCGCGTGTCTGACCGTCTGCGCGATCCACTTCGTCCGCAGGGCCGCCCGATGGCACCACGACCTGATCGTCGGAGGGCTGGTCGGCCTGGCCTGCGGCGTCAAGATAAGTGCCGCCCTGCTCGGCGTCGGACTGGCCTGGCCGTTGCTGCGGGCAGGCTCCTGGCGACGGGCTGTCCGGCTGACGTTCGCGGCCACGTTGACGCTCGCCGTCCTCTACAGCGCGTACGGCGTGCACGCCCTGGCCCCCCTCTCCGCCGCCTCACAACTGGTCTCCACACCGTCGTTGTGGGCGGTGTTCGAGAAGTTCGGCGCCTGGTTCCTGGGCCCGCGTGGGGCCGCGACCGCCACCGGTGTCCTGTGGCCCGTCGTGATGCTCGTGCTGGCCTGGGCACTGCACCGCCGCGTCCCGGTGGACGCTCCCGCCGTCGTCGCCGTACCGTTCGCGCTCACCTTCGCCTGGGTGCTCACAGCACCGTGGACGATGCCTTGGTACACGGCTGTCGCCTGGGCATCGGCGGCCTTGTTCCGCCAAGGGCGCCTCACCCGGTACCTCGTCGTGACCACCGCGTTCCTGACCCTGTCCCACAACAGCGGCGGTCACGGCTGGACGCTTTGA
- a CDS encoding FAD-dependent oxidoreductase, protein MERTTCCVVGGGPAGMVLALLLARSGVDVTVLEKHGDFLRDFRGDTVHPSTLALLDELGLAERFARLPQRRVTTVQLPIGRDRSLVTVGDIGALRGPYNYIAMVPQWDLLDLLADEARREPSFSLRLNTEATSFLVERGRVTGVRYRTSDGRTGELRATLTVACDGRSSLARALPELRLRQFPCPMDAWWFRLPRRQDDPHGLVGGVGDRFLAAMIDRGDYWQCAVLIPKGSDGRRRAAGLERFTADFTAAVPWLADRVHTLRSWDQVKLLDVRLDHLRRWHRPGLLCIGDAAHAMSPVFGIGINLAVEDAVAAARHLVEPLRAGTVGLRDVRAVQRRRRPTTAATQALQRTAHARAIEPLLAGRPPFGNPGQAQRMADLLTTSRWLNRVPAYFLAYGAVRERPPATAIR, encoded by the coding sequence ATGGAGCGGACCACATGCTGTGTGGTGGGTGGCGGCCCCGCCGGAATGGTCCTGGCCCTGCTGCTGGCCCGGTCCGGCGTGGACGTCACCGTCCTGGAGAAGCACGGCGACTTCCTGCGCGACTTCCGCGGCGACACGGTGCATCCCTCGACCCTTGCCCTGCTGGACGAGCTGGGCCTCGCCGAGCGGTTCGCCCGGCTGCCGCAACGGCGGGTGACGACCGTGCAGCTGCCGATCGGCCGGGACCGTTCACTGGTCACCGTCGGAGACATCGGCGCGCTGAGGGGCCCGTACAACTACATCGCCATGGTGCCCCAGTGGGACCTGCTCGACCTCCTGGCGGACGAGGCCCGACGGGAGCCGTCCTTCTCCCTGCGGCTGAACACCGAGGCGACGTCCTTCCTGGTGGAGCGCGGAAGGGTCACGGGGGTGCGGTACCGCACGTCCGACGGCCGTACCGGTGAACTGCGGGCCACCCTCACCGTCGCCTGCGACGGCCGGAGCTCGCTGGCCAGGGCACTGCCCGAACTGCGGCTGCGGCAGTTCCCCTGCCCCATGGACGCGTGGTGGTTCCGGCTGCCGCGGCGGCAGGACGACCCGCACGGGCTCGTGGGAGGCGTCGGCGACCGGTTCCTCGCGGCCATGATCGACCGTGGGGACTACTGGCAGTGCGCCGTGCTGATCCCCAAGGGATCCGACGGCCGGCGCCGTGCGGCCGGCCTGGAGCGGTTCACGGCCGACTTCACGGCCGCCGTCCCCTGGCTCGCCGACCGCGTGCACACGCTGCGGTCATGGGACCAGGTGAAGCTGCTCGACGTACGCCTGGACCACCTCAGGCGCTGGCACCGCCCGGGTCTGCTGTGCATCGGCGACGCGGCGCACGCGATGTCCCCGGTTTTCGGTATCGGAATCAACCTGGCCGTGGAGGACGCCGTGGCCGCCGCACGGCACCTCGTCGAGCCGCTGCGCGCGGGCACGGTCGGCCTGCGTGACGTACGCGCCGTGCAGCGCCGCCGACGGCCCACCACGGCCGCGACCCAGGCGCTGCAGCGGACCGCCCATGCCCGGGCCATCGAACCGCTGCTCGCGGGCCGCCCGCCTTTCGGCAACCCCGGGCAAGCACAGCGCATGGCCGACCTGCTCACCACCTCACGGTGGCTGAATCGGGTGCCGGCGTACTTCCTCGCCTACGGCGCCGTACGCGAGCGGCCGCCGGCCACCGCGATTCGCTGA
- a CDS encoding TioE family transcriptional regulator, translated as MEYLRPHDLAREHGISTQAVRNYERDGFIPLAERTASGYRTYTEVHAAALRAYMALVPAHGHSVSGQIMKSLNTGELDTALTAVDRSHAQLLRDRRTLDAVGQAVEHLTSGPDTAGPDPTGPDTTGPAPATTETLSIGGLAHRLGVTAATLRNWETAGILAPDREPVTGHRIYGAPDIRDAELAHLLRRGGYPLEHISTVVQQIRTAGGTQALSAALDDWRRRLTVRGVSMLDAAVQLSHYVALLGIAPADRFIRPGATAEH; from the coding sequence GTGGAGTATCTGCGTCCCCATGACCTCGCCCGGGAGCACGGCATCTCGACCCAGGCGGTCCGCAACTACGAGCGGGACGGGTTCATCCCGCTCGCCGAACGCACCGCGAGCGGGTACCGGACCTACACCGAGGTGCACGCGGCGGCCCTGCGCGCCTATATGGCGCTCGTCCCGGCGCACGGTCACTCCGTGAGCGGGCAGATCATGAAGTCCCTCAACACGGGGGAACTCGACACCGCGCTGACGGCCGTCGACCGCAGTCACGCCCAACTGCTGCGCGACCGGCGGACACTGGACGCCGTCGGACAGGCCGTCGAGCACCTGACCTCCGGCCCGGACACCGCCGGCCCGGACCCGACCGGCCCGGACACCACCGGCCCTGCGCCGGCCACCACAGAGACCCTCAGCATCGGCGGACTGGCGCACCGCCTGGGCGTCACCGCGGCGACCCTGCGCAACTGGGAGACGGCGGGCATCCTCGCCCCCGACCGCGAGCCGGTCACCGGACACCGCATCTACGGCGCCCCTGACATCCGCGACGCAGAGCTGGCCCACCTCCTCAGACGAGGCGGCTACCCGCTGGAGCACATCTCCACTGTCGTCCAGCAGATCCGTACGGCCGGCGGCACACAGGCGCTGTCCGCCGCTCTCGACGACTGGCGGCGCAGACTCACCGTCCGGGGGGTCTCCATGCTCGACGCTGCCGTCCAGCTCTCCCACTACGTGGCTCTCCTCGGCATCGCCCCGGCCGATCGGTTCATCCGTCCCGGGGCCACGGCGGAGCACTGA
- a CDS encoding excinuclease ABC subunit UvrA — translation MTVGTSTDTPQPPAPHVADSHDMIRVHGARENNLKNVHVEIPKRRLTVFTGVSGSGKSSLVFDTIAAESQRLINETYSAFVQGFMPTLARPEVDVLDGLTTAIIVDQQPMGTSPRSTVGTATDAGALVRILFSRLAEPYIGSQKAYAFNVATADASGTLVVNGKTIQKGFSVVGGMCPCCEGLGTVTDIDPARLYDESKSLADGAITVPGWKPGGWVVQSFTESGFLDPCKPVREYTDQEMNDFLYRDPVKVKVRGINTTYEGLLARVRKAFLSKDKETLQPHIRAFVDRAVTFTLCPECQGTRLSELARSSKIEGISIADANAMQISDLAAWIRDLDEPSVTTLLTVLGQTLDSFVSIGLGYLSLERSTGTLSGGEAQRVKMVRHLGSALTDVTYVFDEPTVGLHPHDIQRMNDLLLQLRDKGNTVLVVEHKPETIRYADHVVDLGPMAGTAGGELVFEGTVEGLRASGTLTGRHLDDRASVKPSVRRASGVLEVRGADTHNLRDVDVDIPLGVLTVVTGVAGSGKSSLIHGSVAGRDGVVTVDQSPIKGSRRSNPATYTGLLDPIRKAFAKANGVKPALFSPNSQGACPDCNGAGVVYTDLAIMAGVAITCEACEGKRFQASVLNHRLGGRDISEVFAMPVAEAEEFFASGEARTPAAHAILRRLADVGLGYLSVGQPLTTLSGGERQRLKLATHMAGPGSVYILDEPTSGLHLADVEQLLGLLDRLVDSGKSVIVVEHHQAVMAHADWIIDLGPGAGHDGGRVVFEGTPADLVAARSTLTGEHLADYVGS, via the coding sequence ATGACCGTCGGCACGAGCACGGACACACCACAGCCGCCTGCGCCGCATGTCGCCGACAGCCACGACATGATCCGTGTGCACGGTGCGCGTGAGAACAACCTCAAGAACGTCCATGTGGAGATCCCGAAGCGCCGGCTGACGGTTTTCACCGGAGTCTCCGGCTCGGGCAAGAGTTCACTGGTCTTCGACACGATCGCCGCGGAGTCGCAGCGGCTGATCAACGAGACCTACAGCGCCTTCGTCCAGGGCTTCATGCCGACACTGGCACGGCCCGAGGTCGACGTCCTCGACGGGCTGACGACCGCGATCATCGTCGACCAGCAGCCGATGGGCACCAGTCCCCGCTCCACGGTCGGCACCGCCACCGACGCGGGCGCCTTGGTGCGCATCCTGTTCAGCCGGCTCGCCGAGCCGTACATCGGCTCTCAGAAGGCGTACGCCTTCAACGTCGCCACGGCTGACGCGTCCGGCACGCTCGTGGTGAACGGGAAGACGATCCAGAAGGGCTTCAGCGTCGTCGGCGGCATGTGTCCGTGCTGCGAGGGCCTGGGCACGGTCACCGACATCGATCCGGCCCGGCTCTACGACGAATCCAAGTCGCTCGCCGACGGGGCGATCACCGTCCCCGGCTGGAAACCCGGCGGCTGGGTGGTGCAGTCGTTCACCGAGTCCGGCTTCCTCGACCCGTGCAAGCCGGTCCGCGAGTACACCGACCAGGAGATGAACGACTTCCTGTACCGGGATCCGGTCAAGGTCAAGGTGAGGGGGATCAACACCACCTACGAGGGTCTGCTGGCACGGGTCCGGAAGGCGTTCCTGTCCAAGGACAAGGAGACGCTCCAGCCGCACATCCGTGCTTTCGTGGACCGGGCGGTGACCTTCACCCTCTGCCCCGAGTGCCAGGGCACCCGGCTCAGCGAACTCGCCCGTTCCTCGAAGATCGAGGGCATCAGCATCGCCGACGCCAACGCGATGCAGATCAGCGACCTGGCCGCGTGGATCCGCGACCTCGACGAGCCGTCGGTCACCACGCTGCTGACGGTGCTCGGCCAGACCCTCGACTCGTTCGTCTCGATCGGCTTGGGCTATCTCTCGCTCGAGCGGTCGACGGGCACGCTCTCCGGTGGTGAGGCCCAGCGCGTGAAGATGGTGCGCCATCTCGGCTCCGCGCTCACCGACGTCACCTATGTCTTCGACGAGCCCACCGTGGGCCTGCATCCCCACGACATCCAGCGCATGAACGACCTGCTGCTGCAACTGCGGGACAAGGGCAACACCGTGCTGGTCGTGGAGCACAAGCCGGAGACGATCCGGTACGCCGACCATGTGGTCGACCTCGGGCCGATGGCCGGCACGGCCGGCGGCGAGCTGGTCTTCGAGGGCACGGTGGAGGGACTGCGGGCAAGCGGCACGCTCACCGGACGGCACCTGGACGACCGGGCCTCGGTGAAGCCGTCGGTGCGCCGGGCGTCCGGCGTACTGGAGGTGCGTGGCGCGGACACCCACAACCTGCGGGACGTCGATGTGGACATCCCGCTCGGCGTGCTCACCGTGGTGACCGGGGTCGCCGGCTCGGGCAAGAGTTCCCTGATCCACGGCTCGGTGGCCGGACGCGACGGCGTGGTGACGGTGGACCAGTCTCCCATCAAGGGTTCCCGGCGCAGCAACCCGGCGACGTACACGGGCCTGCTCGACCCGATCCGCAAGGCGTTCGCGAAGGCCAACGGCGTCAAGCCGGCGCTGTTCAGCCCGAACTCCCAGGGGGCCTGCCCCGACTGCAACGGCGCCGGCGTCGTCTACACCGACCTGGCGATCATGGCCGGTGTCGCCATCACCTGCGAAGCGTGCGAGGGGAAGCGGTTCCAGGCGTCGGTGCTGAACCACCGCCTCGGCGGGCGCGACATCAGCGAGGTGTTCGCGATGCCGGTGGCCGAGGCCGAGGAGTTCTTCGCCAGTGGTGAGGCGCGCACGCCGGCCGCGCACGCCATCCTGCGCCGGCTCGCCGATGTGGGGTTGGGCTACCTCTCCGTCGGCCAGCCGCTCACCACGCTGTCCGGCGGTGAGCGGCAGCGGCTCAAGCTGGCCACCCACATGGCCGGTCCGGGCAGCGTCTACATCCTGGACGAGCCGACCAGCGGCCTGCACCTCGCCGACGTCGAGCAGTTGCTCGGGCTGCTCGACCGGCTCGTCGACTCCGGCAAGTCGGTCATCGTCGTCGAGCACCACCAGGCCGTCATGGCGCACGCCGACTGGATCATCGACCTCGGCCCCGGCGCCGGCCACGACGGGGGCCGCGTCGTCTTCGAGGGCACCCCCGCCGACCTGGTCGCCGCCCGCTCCACCCTCACCGGCGAGCACCTCGCGGACTACGTGGGCAGCTGA
- a CDS encoding PP2C family protein-serine/threonine phosphatase: protein MIRSGRLRRRRPPYGGRRDTVLLSPVILTVLVASLAFATPRQIAFSRLLPAAPALAAAMWPVLATVLLGAFCLLVMIGLSFVYSDLGTPYTAAAIVAVTLAAAYASHLRLQREEALFQIRLVADAAQKVLLRPLPHSIQHVEIESLYLAAQEQARIGGDFYEAVDTPYGVRLLIGDVRGKGLSAVGAASAVINCFRENAYDQPDLMGIIHRLEISLARYSAGTPAQDRPEHFATALIAEIGHDSGHARILNCGHPPPVLVRQGEVQILEPSLPSPPLNLATLLGNHYYVDTVDFASGDQMLLYTDGVTETRDRTGTFFPLPEWMRQHGPTPPRELLDRLHQDLLHYSGGRLDDDIAALAVRCRRTPARERSA, encoded by the coding sequence GTGATCAGATCAGGACGGCTCCGGCGCCGCCGCCCTCCGTACGGTGGCCGGCGGGACACCGTACTGCTGTCGCCGGTGATCCTCACCGTCCTCGTCGCGAGTCTGGCGTTCGCCACTCCGAGGCAGATCGCGTTCAGCCGACTCCTGCCCGCGGCGCCCGCGCTCGCCGCCGCGATGTGGCCCGTGCTCGCGACGGTCCTGCTGGGGGCGTTCTGCCTGCTGGTGATGATCGGGCTCAGCTTCGTCTACTCCGACCTGGGGACGCCGTACACGGCTGCCGCGATCGTCGCGGTCACGTTGGCGGCCGCGTATGCGAGCCACCTCAGACTTCAGCGGGAAGAGGCACTCTTCCAGATCCGGCTCGTCGCCGACGCGGCCCAGAAGGTGCTGCTGCGCCCGCTGCCGCACTCCATTCAGCACGTCGAAATCGAGTCGCTGTATCTGGCAGCCCAGGAGCAGGCCCGGATCGGAGGTGACTTCTACGAGGCGGTCGACACGCCGTACGGGGTCCGGCTGCTGATCGGCGATGTGCGGGGCAAGGGGCTGTCCGCCGTGGGGGCGGCCTCTGCGGTGATCAACTGCTTCCGGGAGAACGCGTACGACCAGCCCGACCTCATGGGCATCATCCATCGCCTGGAGATCAGTCTGGCCCGCTACAGCGCCGGGACACCAGCCCAGGACCGTCCGGAGCACTTCGCCACCGCCCTCATCGCCGAGATCGGTCACGACAGCGGGCACGCCAGAATCCTCAACTGCGGGCACCCGCCACCGGTTCTGGTGCGGCAGGGGGAGGTCCAGATCCTCGAACCCAGCCTTCCCTCGCCACCCCTCAACCTCGCGACGCTCCTCGGGAACCACTACTACGTCGACACCGTCGACTTCGCCTCGGGCGACCAGATGCTGCTCTACACCGACGGCGTCACGGAGACCCGGGATCGCACTGGCACGTTCTTCCCACTGCCGGAGTGGATGCGGCAGCACGGCCCGACGCCGCCCCGCGAGCTGCTGGACCGGCTCCATCAGGACCTGCTCCACTACAGCGGCGGAAGGCTCGACGACGACATCGCGGCCCTCGCTGTGCGCTGCCGGCGCACCCCGGCTCGGGAGCGCTCCGCGTAA
- a CDS encoding cytochrome P450 family protein, protein MSEQPILLPYADPAFVANPFPLYRQLREEGPVRRAVIAGGLEAWLVTRYEDGLAALSDPRLSSDVRDATDPRLQQQLPATERESMLRNMLRADPPDHTRLRRLVSKAFTARRVAELRPRVQAVTDGLLDAIVQQGHADLVADFALPLPVTVISELLGVPTTDRYDFQRWTDDMILRGPEPPDPAVVDAAWQQMRAYLTKLLGAKRADAGDDLLSALITARDEEQRLDEDELIAMTFLLLVAGYITTVNLIGGGIAALLAHPDQLQLLRDDPALLPDAIEEFLRYDGPVNPGIARFAREDVEIAGVTIPRGATVLVASAIADRDPARFPDPDRLDVTRRDNAHLAFGHGIHYCLGAPLARLEGQVAIGTALRRLPGLALAVPPGELRWRPGGLRGPERLPVTFTPGSTGAR, encoded by the coding sequence ATGAGCGAGCAGCCGATCCTCCTTCCCTATGCCGACCCGGCCTTCGTGGCAAACCCGTTCCCGCTCTACCGGCAGCTGCGCGAGGAGGGCCCGGTGCGGCGCGCGGTCATCGCCGGCGGCCTGGAGGCCTGGCTGGTGACGCGCTACGAGGACGGCCTCGCCGCGCTGTCCGACCCGCGCCTGAGCAGCGACGTCCGCGACGCTACGGATCCCCGGCTCCAGCAACAGCTGCCCGCGACGGAGCGCGAGTCCATGCTGCGCAACATGCTCCGAGCGGACCCGCCCGACCACACCCGCCTGCGCCGGCTGGTCTCGAAGGCGTTCACCGCGCGCCGGGTGGCCGAGCTGCGGCCCCGAGTCCAGGCCGTCACCGACGGGCTGCTCGACGCGATCGTGCAGCAAGGCCACGCGGACCTCGTCGCGGACTTCGCGCTGCCGCTTCCGGTCACCGTGATCAGCGAGCTGCTCGGAGTGCCCACGACGGACCGGTACGACTTCCAGCGGTGGACCGACGACATGATCCTCCGGGGACCCGAGCCGCCGGACCCTGCCGTGGTCGACGCTGCCTGGCAGCAGATGCGCGCGTACCTGACCAAGCTTCTGGGGGCCAAGCGGGCCGACGCCGGGGACGACCTGCTCAGCGCTCTGATCACCGCTCGTGACGAGGAGCAGCGGCTCGACGAGGACGAGCTGATCGCCATGACGTTCCTGCTGCTGGTGGCCGGATACATCACCACGGTCAACCTGATCGGCGGCGGCATCGCCGCACTGCTCGCCCACCCGGACCAGCTCCAGCTGCTGCGGGACGATCCGGCGCTGCTGCCGGACGCGATCGAGGAGTTCCTGCGCTACGACGGACCGGTCAACCCCGGCATCGCCCGTTTCGCCCGGGAGGACGTCGAGATCGCGGGCGTGACGATCCCCCGCGGCGCCACCGTGCTGGTGGCCTCCGCCATCGCCGACCGCGATCCGGCGCGGTTCCCGGACCCCGATCGCCTGGACGTCACCCGTCGCGACAACGCCCACCTCGCATTCGGGCACGGCATCCACTACTGCCTGGGCGCGCCGCTCGCCCGGTTGGAGGGCCAGGTCGCCATCGGAACCGCCCTGCGCCGCCTTCCCGGTCTCGCCCTGGCCGTGCCGCCGGGCGAGCTGCGGTGGAGGCCGGGCGGCCTGCGCGGCCCCGAGCGCCTGCCCGTCACGTTCACGCCCGGTTCCACCGGCGCCCGATGA
- a CDS encoding acyltransferase, with translation MTDPEGDDGLFDHCPWLFQEQASPAQRAAQEERQKQLLQAGDVEFGEGCFVAGNAAVYPERLRLGDRSYLAAHTYVTGNVGTGADCSVNPYAVVRGTVTLGSGVRIGAHSSLLGFNHGAAPDLPVHQQPVTSAGIVVGDDVWIGSHVVVVDGVTIGDHCVIGAGAVVTKDLPAWTVAAGNPARRIRDRRDARGAARARGKGLAGQVSAFAEAARAQAADLLGRCRLPEDGRYVDRPGARPTVRAVCDAVEIADLLLGEAPPQLPAAEHVARLRALQDAATGLVPEYGQAPPSAGPAGLPDDGAAVYHVLCVGYALDLLGSSFAHPVHTVRGVTADRLVERLAALPWRDRAWHAGAWVDAWATAAHWNLRLGTEPAAPGAVEALFGWLHTHVDAWTGMWGSPTPDSGRLQMVNGYYRLTRGSFAQFGLPVPYAERVVDTVLDHARDRRFFAPGRENACNVLDVVHPLWLCGRQTDHRGEETRAWAATQLAAALTRWQPGQGFGFGPTPDGSGPGRDPGLQGTEMWLAIVWLLADLLGLADLLGYRPRGIHRPEPALTGPTGERDPGR, from the coding sequence GTGACGGACCCCGAGGGGGACGACGGCCTGTTCGACCACTGTCCATGGCTCTTCCAGGAGCAGGCGTCCCCCGCACAGCGCGCGGCGCAGGAGGAGCGGCAGAAGCAGCTGCTCCAGGCAGGGGACGTCGAGTTCGGCGAGGGGTGCTTCGTCGCGGGGAACGCGGCGGTGTACCCGGAGCGCCTGCGGCTGGGCGACCGCTCGTACCTCGCCGCCCACACCTATGTCACCGGGAACGTGGGGACGGGTGCCGACTGCTCGGTCAATCCCTACGCCGTGGTCCGCGGCACCGTCACGCTCGGCAGCGGGGTGCGCATCGGGGCGCACAGCTCCCTGCTCGGTTTCAACCACGGGGCCGCGCCCGATCTGCCGGTGCACCAGCAGCCGGTGACCAGTGCCGGGATCGTGGTCGGCGACGACGTGTGGATCGGCTCGCATGTCGTCGTGGTGGACGGCGTCACCATCGGCGACCACTGCGTCATCGGAGCCGGCGCGGTGGTCACCAAGGACCTGCCCGCCTGGACGGTCGCGGCCGGCAACCCGGCGCGCCGGATCCGCGACCGCCGTGACGCGCGCGGCGCGGCCCGCGCGCGCGGCAAGGGGCTCGCCGGGCAGGTGTCGGCGTTCGCCGAGGCGGCTCGTGCGCAGGCGGCCGATCTGCTGGGCCGCTGCCGGCTGCCGGAGGACGGCCGGTACGTCGACCGGCCCGGCGCCCGGCCCACGGTGCGGGCGGTCTGTGACGCGGTGGAGATCGCCGATCTCCTCCTCGGCGAGGCTCCGCCGCAACTGCCCGCCGCAGAGCACGTGGCACGGCTGCGGGCCCTTCAGGATGCCGCCACCGGCCTGGTCCCCGAGTACGGGCAGGCGCCGCCGTCGGCCGGGCCGGCCGGACTTCCGGACGACGGGGCCGCCGTCTACCACGTGCTGTGCGTCGGCTACGCACTCGACCTGCTCGGCAGCTCGTTCGCCCACCCGGTGCACACCGTGCGGGGAGTCACCGCGGACCGTCTTGTCGAGCGTCTGGCGGCACTGCCCTGGCGCGACCGCGCCTGGCACGCGGGAGCGTGGGTCGACGCCTGGGCCACCGCGGCACACTGGAATCTGCGGCTGGGCACGGAACCCGCCGCGCCCGGGGCGGTGGAGGCGCTCTTCGGCTGGCTGCACACCCACGTCGATGCGTGGACCGGCATGTGGGGCTCGCCCACCCCGGACAGCGGGCGCCTGCAGATGGTCAACGGCTACTACCGGCTCACCCGCGGCTCCTTCGCCCAGTTCGGCCTGCCGGTGCCGTACGCCGAGCGGGTCGTCGACACCGTCCTCGACCACGCCCGCGACCGGCGGTTCTTCGCCCCAGGCCGGGAGAACGCCTGCAACGTCCTGGACGTCGTCCACCCCCTGTGGCTCTGCGGCCGGCAGACCGACCACCGCGGCGAGGAGACGCGTGCCTGGGCGGCGACGCAGCTGGCCGCCGCACTCACGCGCTGGCAGCCAGGGCAGGGCTTCGGTTTCGGCCCCACGCCCGACGGCAGCGGCCCCGGCCGGGACCCGGGGCTCCAGGGCACCGAGATGTGGCTCGCCATCGTCTGGCTGCTCGCCGATCTGCTCGGCCTCGCTGACCTCCTCGGCTACCGCCCGCGCGGCATCCACCGCCCCGAACCGGCCCTGACCGGTCCCACCGGCGAGCGGGATCCGGGGCGCTGA